In Deltaproteobacteria bacterium, the following are encoded in one genomic region:
- the dsrA gene encoding dissimilatory-type sulfite reductase subunit alpha, which produces MALTHKTPMLDELEKGHWPSFISDIKQIAERKPACDDLLGVMEKSYEDKEGHWKHGGIVGVLGYGGGVIGRYCDRPDLFPNVAHFHTLRVNQPASKFYSTEHLRKVCDMWEKHGSGLTNMHGSTGDIILLGTTTDELEPTFYELTHTLNMDLGGSGSNLRTPSCCLGKARCEWSCLDTQDITYNLTQEYQDELHRPMFPYKFKFKTSGCPNDCVAAIARADCSIIGTWRDDIRIDQEAVRAYAAGELVPNAGSHGTEPRPLDIQKEVIDLCPTKCMAWDGKNLKIWNEECTRCMHCINVMPRALRPGTDVGATILCGAKAPILEGAQLSSVIIPFMRMESPYDEFKEFVEKMWDWWMELGRNRERLGELIQRLGLREFLKAVELEPDPRMINTPRYNPYIFYAREDVPGGWEIDAKAYRERHQP; this is translated from the coding sequence ATGGCATTAACACACAAGACCCCTATGCTTGATGAGCTCGAAAAGGGGCACTGGCCAAGCTTCATCTCGGACATCAAGCAAATTGCTGAGAGAAAGCCTGCATGTGACGACCTCTTGGGAGTTATGGAAAAGTCCTATGAGGACAAGGAAGGGCACTGGAAGCACGGTGGTATCGTGGGTGTGCTAGGTTATGGCGGTGGGGTCATCGGTCGTTATTGTGACCGTCCCGACCTTTTTCCCAATGTGGCACATTTCCACACCCTCCGTGTTAACCAGCCTGCAAGCAAGTTTTATAGCACCGAGCATTTGCGGAAAGTTTGCGACATGTGGGAGAAACACGGCAGCGGCCTTACCAACATGCACGGTTCCACGGGAGATATCATCTTGCTCGGCACCACCACCGATGAACTGGAACCCACTTTTTATGAACTGACACACACTTTGAACATGGATCTCGGCGGTTCCGGCTCCAACTTACGCACCCCGAGTTGCTGCCTGGGTAAAGCCCGTTGTGAGTGGTCCTGCCTCGACACCCAGGATATCACTTATAACCTCACTCAAGAATATCAGGATGAACTCCACCGTCCCATGTTCCCGTACAAGTTCAAGTTCAAGACCTCCGGCTGCCCCAATGACTGCGTGGCTGCCATTGCCCGGGCTGACTGCTCCATCATTGGCACCTGGCGGGATGATATCCGCATCGATCAGGAAGCGGTCCGGGCTTATGCTGCCGGCGAACTCGTACCCAACGCAGGCTCCCACGGCACTGAGCCAAGGCCTCTTGACATCCAGAAAGAAGTCATCGATCTTTGCCCGACCAAATGTATGGCCTGGGATGGCAAGAACCTGAAGATCTGGAACGAGGAATGCACCCGTTGTATGCACTGTATCAATGTCATGCCTAGAGCGTTGCGGCCTGGGACCGACGTGGGTGCCACTATCCTGTGCGGTGCTAAAGCTCCCATCCTGGAAGGTGCGCAACTTTCGAGTGTGATCATTCCCTTCATGCGCATGGAATCCCCCTACGATGAGTTCAAAGAATTCGTCGAAAAGATGTGGGATTGGTGGATGGAACTTGGCAGAAACCGCGAGCGCTTGGGTGAGCTCATCCAGCGCCTAGGACTGAGGGAATTCCTCAAGGCGGTAGAGCTGGAGCCTGATCCGCGCATGATTAACACACCGCGGTACAACCCTTACATTTTCTATGCACGAGAAGATGTGCCTGGCGGTTGGGAGATCGATGCCAAAGCATACCGCGAACGCCATCAGCCTTAG